In Sphingomonas phyllosphaerae, one DNA window encodes the following:
- a CDS encoding flagella basal body P-ring formation protein FlgA, producing MIALLAAASLAFQDTVAIDRAVAAFTTRPIGAEGGARAPVDARLRLATCGMVALSWRTDAHDAVVVACADPAWRIFVPVIAPPRAASAAPAVMRTGAAAPAPRAEPVIRRGDPVTIEAGSDGFSITREGVAMADAAPGARVMVRVTDSTRPVQAVAVDAGRATLPGWPE from the coding sequence ATGATCGCGCTGCTCGCCGCCGCCTCGCTCGCCTTTCAGGATACCGTCGCGATCGATCGCGCGGTCGCCGCCTTCACCACGCGCCCGATCGGGGCGGAGGGCGGCGCGCGCGCGCCGGTCGACGCGCGGCTGCGGCTCGCCACCTGCGGGATGGTCGCCTTGTCGTGGCGCACCGACGCGCATGACGCGGTGGTGGTCGCCTGCGCCGATCCGGCGTGGCGGATCTTCGTCCCCGTCATCGCCCCGCCACGCGCCGCCAGCGCCGCCCCGGCGGTGATGCGCACCGGCGCGGCCGCGCCCGCGCCGCGCGCCGAGCCGGTGATCCGACGTGGCGACCCGGTGACGATCGAGGCCGGCTCTGACGGCTTCTCGATCACCCGCGAAGGGGTTGCGATGGCCGATGCCGCCCCCGGCGCGCGCGTGATGGTGCGCGTCACCGATTCCACGCGTCCGGTGCAGGCGGTGGCGGTCGACGCGGGCCGCGCGACGCTGCCCGGCTGGCCGGAATAA
- the flgF gene encoding flagellar basal body rod protein FlgF, whose product MDKLVYTAATGLRAHMQSQAAIANNMANVSTTGFRADRVVFDRIILSDGSTQLSARQPTSEEVRDADRAPGVVQQTGRPLDVAVGDADKWLAVQASDGSEAYTRRGDLSVSAAGTLQTGDGFIVMGQGGPITVPPYDSISIGSDGSISIVPQGDKTGQTTVVDRLKVVSSKGSDAVKGLDNLMRVRGGGVMPADLDAGVTSGALEGSNVNMTQALVDMIENQRSYEVQANLLKEARSMDESSASVMRLPG is encoded by the coding sequence GTGGACAAGCTGGTCTATACCGCGGCGACCGGTCTGCGCGCGCATATGCAGTCGCAGGCCGCGATCGCCAACAATATGGCGAACGTCTCCACCACCGGGTTTCGCGCCGATCGCGTGGTGTTCGACCGGATCATCCTGTCCGACGGCTCCACGCAGCTGTCGGCGCGTCAGCCGACCTCGGAAGAGGTGCGCGACGCCGATCGCGCGCCCGGCGTCGTCCAGCAGACCGGGCGGCCGCTCGACGTCGCGGTGGGCGATGCCGACAAATGGCTGGCGGTGCAGGCGTCCGACGGCTCGGAAGCCTATACCCGGCGTGGCGACCTGTCGGTGTCCGCCGCGGGCACGCTCCAGACAGGCGATGGCTTCATCGTCATGGGGCAGGGTGGCCCGATCACCGTGCCGCCGTACGATTCGATCAGCATCGGCTCGGACGGTTCGATCTCGATCGTGCCGCAGGGCGACAAGACCGGGCAGACCACTGTCGTCGACCGGCTGAAGGTCGTGTCCAGCAAGGGCAGCGATGCCGTGAAGGGGCTCGACAATCTGATGCGCGTGCGCGGCGGCGGCGTGATGCCCGCCGATCTCGACGCCGGAGTGACCAGCGGCGCGCTGGAGGGCTCCAACGTCAACATGACCCAGGCGCTGGTCGACATGATCGAGAACCAGCGCAGCTACGAAGTGCAGGCCAACTTGCTGAAAGAGGCCCGCTCCATGGACGAATCGAGCGCATCGGTGATGCGCCTGCCGGGCTGA
- a CDS encoding lytic transglycosylase domain-containing protein has translation MTVATITSATQRVTSAIQRAAQRTGVDFDYLMGQARLESGLNANARSGTSSASGLYQFLDQSWLAVVKQHGAEHGLGWAADSIQKSGGRYTVAGGNRQAILGLRNNPEVSALMAAEHASDNKSAIEAVTGREATGTDLYMAHFLGIGGARTFLSAMQSNPDRSAAAVFPTAARANRSVFFERDGSARSLSEVYQRFADKLGNGSDAAATAKANNQWQFAAQALAMGEDATVVTGTGQSATDALDWAKSALGQRGNQASLLRPSPDNARLAYMMLAGLGR, from the coding sequence ATGACCGTTGCCACGATCACCTCTGCCACCCAGCGGGTTACCTCCGCGATCCAGCGCGCCGCGCAGCGCACCGGCGTCGACTTCGATTACCTGATGGGTCAGGCGCGGCTGGAGAGCGGGCTCAACGCCAATGCGCGCTCCGGCACCTCGTCGGCGAGCGGGCTGTACCAGTTCCTCGACCAGAGCTGGCTGGCGGTCGTCAAACAGCATGGCGCCGAGCATGGCCTCGGCTGGGCCGCGGACAGCATCCAGAAGTCGGGCGGACGCTACACCGTCGCAGGCGGCAATCGCCAGGCGATCCTGGGTCTGCGCAACAACCCCGAAGTCTCCGCACTGATGGCCGCCGAACACGCCAGCGACAACAAGAGCGCGATCGAGGCGGTCACCGGACGTGAGGCGACCGGCACCGACCTCTACATGGCGCACTTCCTCGGCATCGGCGGGGCGCGCACCTTCCTGTCGGCGATGCAGAGCAATCCCGATCGCAGCGCGGCGGCGGTGTTCCCGACCGCGGCGCGCGCGAACCGCAGCGTGTTCTTCGAGCGCGACGGCTCCGCCCGCTCGCTGTCGGAGGTCTACCAACGCTTCGCCGACAAGCTCGGCAACGGATCGGACGCCGCCGCGACCGCCAAGGCCAACAACCAATGGCAGTTCGCGGCGCAGGCGCTCGCCATGGGCGAGGACGCCACCGTCGTCACCGGCACCGGGCAGAGCGCGACCGATGCGCTCGACTGGGCGAAGTCGGCGCTCGGCCAGCGTGGCAATCAGGCCAGCCTGCTGCGCCCGTCCCCGGACAATGCGCGGCTGGCGTATATGATGCTCGCCGGGCTGGGGCGCTAA
- a CDS encoding MotA/TolQ/ExbB proton channel family protein, with product MTPALLLDPVALAIVLGGTMLATLLRTPSRDLVRALLALATLPRRRFRADARLEQIATLARIAQRHGVHALDRSVIRDADIAAAVVLIVDGAQPAVVVEALDTARRQRAERHRIVVECWTGMAETAPAMGMIGTLIGLVAMFTRMSDPQAIGAAMAIALLATLYGALLANLVAMPVAARLRTAARAELLERERLVAPLATLAEREAPRVHARVHEVETPLAIVAQDEAA from the coding sequence ATGACTCCCGCGCTGCTCCTCGATCCCGTGGCGCTTGCGATCGTGCTGGGCGGCACGATGCTGGCGACCCTCCTGCGCACCCCGTCGCGCGACCTCGTGCGCGCGCTGCTCGCGCTGGCGACGCTGCCGCGCCGCCGCTTCCGCGCCGATGCACGGCTGGAGCAGATCGCGACGCTGGCGCGAATCGCGCAGCGCCACGGCGTCCACGCGCTCGACCGCAGCGTGATCCGCGATGCCGATATCGCGGCGGCGGTCGTGTTGATCGTCGACGGCGCGCAGCCGGCGGTGGTGGTCGAGGCGCTCGACACCGCGCGTCGCCAGCGCGCCGAGCGCCACCGCATCGTCGTCGAATGCTGGACCGGGATGGCCGAGACCGCCCCCGCGATGGGAATGATCGGCACGCTGATCGGGCTGGTCGCGATGTTCACGCGGATGAGCGACCCGCAGGCGATCGGCGCGGCGATGGCGATCGCGCTGCTGGCCACCTTATATGGCGCGTTGCTCGCCAATCTCGTCGCGATGCCGGTCGCGGCGCGGCTGCGCACCGCGGCGCGCGCCGAATTGCTCGAGCGCGAGCGGCTGGTCGCACCACTCGCCACGCTTGCCGAGCGCGAGGCGCCGCGCGTCCATGCGCGGGTGCATGAGGTCGAAACGCCCCTGGCGATCGTTGCGCAGGACGAAGCGGCATGA
- the flgG gene encoding flagellar basal-body rod protein FlgG, translating to MTTAAMHIARTGLDAQDTRMRVISNNLANVSTTGFKRDRAAFETLSYQVVTAPGAQSTGETKYATGLNLGTGVRVQGTSRTETQGSMSQTGNSLDLALDGGGYFQVQMPGGQLGYTRAGNFSRSPEGLLITSQGYQVMPGITIPTNATQITIGTDGTVTATIPGQTEGQNLGQIQVASFPNAAGLESNGDNFLLETASSGAANMGVPGEDGRGRVRQGTLEASNVNVVEELVDMIETQRAYEVNSKMISATDDMLKTVNQNLS from the coding sequence ATGACCACCGCCGCCATGCACATCGCGCGCACCGGGCTCGACGCCCAGGACACGCGGATGCGCGTCATTTCGAACAACCTCGCCAACGTCAGCACCACCGGCTTCAAGCGCGATCGCGCCGCGTTCGAGACGCTGTCGTATCAGGTCGTCACCGCGCCGGGCGCGCAATCGACCGGTGAGACCAAATATGCCACCGGGCTCAATCTCGGCACCGGCGTCCGCGTGCAGGGTACGTCGCGCACCGAAACGCAGGGGTCGATGAGCCAGACCGGCAACAGCCTCGACCTCGCGCTCGACGGCGGCGGCTATTTTCAGGTGCAGATGCCCGGCGGTCAGCTCGGCTATACCCGCGCCGGCAATTTCTCGCGCTCGCCGGAGGGGCTGCTGATCACCAGCCAGGGCTATCAGGTGATGCCCGGCATCACGATCCCCACCAACGCGACGCAGATCACGATCGGCACCGACGGCACCGTGACGGCGACGATCCCGGGGCAGACCGAGGGGCAGAACCTCGGGCAGATCCAGGTCGCCAGCTTCCCCAATGCGGCGGGACTGGAGTCGAACGGCGACAACTTCCTGCTGGAAACCGCATCGAGCGGCGCGGCCAACATGGGCGTGCCCGGCGAGGACGGGCGCGGTCGCGTGCGGCAGGGGACGCTGGAGGCGAGCAACGTCAACGTCGTCGAGGAGCTGGTCGACATGATCGAGACGCAGCGCGCCTATGAGGTCAATTCGAAGATGATCTCCGCCACCGACGACATGCTGAAAACCGTTAACCAAAATCTGTCATGA
- a CDS encoding flagellar protein FlgN, whose amino-acid sequence MNRRDALVRVIDMLHAEIAALKTNDMNALERATSNKLRAIEDLRQLGDGPATPELRGLVEEADRLNDTCRIYVNLMAANVRRRLQLLSGQGGSSYGRSAAAYA is encoded by the coding sequence ATGAACAGGCGTGATGCGCTGGTGCGCGTGATCGACATGCTTCATGCCGAGATCGCCGCGCTCAAGACCAACGACATGAACGCGCTGGAGCGTGCGACCTCGAACAAGCTGCGCGCGATCGAGGATCTGCGCCAGCTCGGCGACGGCCCCGCCACGCCGGAACTGCGCGGGCTGGTCGAGGAGGCGGACCGCCTCAACGACACCTGCCGCATCTATGTGAACCTGATGGCGGCAAATGTTCGCCGCCGCCTGCAACTTCTTTCCGGTCAGGGCGGCAGCTCCTACGGCCGCAGCGCCGCTGCCTACGCCTGA
- a CDS encoding flagellar motor protein MotB, whose protein sequence is MSDDAVLDVPPGRPLWLITLADLALLLVGFFVLLQANQTLTPRDLARGIAEGFGVEPAPVAMPVASHGVAGFAPGSAVLPQSTDALVGWARAELRDPRVRLTVIASTDGSAADVDPASRSATVLAADRARVVAAALAAGGVPDARLLLSTTPAHGPRAVAVTLAFAGETHLQGTHP, encoded by the coding sequence ATGAGCGACGACGCAGTGCTCGACGTCCCGCCCGGCCGCCCGCTGTGGCTGATCACGCTCGCCGATCTGGCGCTGCTGCTGGTCGGCTTCTTCGTGTTGCTGCAGGCCAACCAGACGCTGACCCCGCGCGATCTGGCGCGTGGCATCGCCGAGGGGTTCGGGGTCGAGCCCGCCCCGGTCGCAATGCCCGTCGCCAGCCACGGCGTCGCGGGCTTCGCGCCCGGCTCGGCGGTGTTGCCGCAGTCGACCGACGCGCTGGTCGGCTGGGCGCGCGCCGAGCTGCGCGACCCGCGCGTCCGGCTGACCGTCATCGCCAGCACCGACGGCAGCGCCGCCGATGTCGATCCGGCCTCGCGCAGCGCGACGGTGCTCGCCGCCGATCGCGCGCGCGTCGTCGCCGCCGCGCTCGCCGCAGGCGGCGTGCCCGATGCGCGGCTGCTGCTTTCCACGACGCCCGCGCACGGTCCGCGCGCGGTCGCCGTCACGCTCGCCTTCGCCGGCGAGACTCATCTTCAAGGAACCCACCCATGA
- a CDS encoding flagellar basal body protein, with the protein MAEGLFGVHAAALEVRSQRMGVLASNIANASTPNFKARDIDFTTALNAVENQPGGVDADLGGALKYRVPTNPSMDGNTVELSTEQTAFAENAVQYQSTLAFLNGRIGQITRALKGE; encoded by the coding sequence ATGGCCGAGGGATTGTTCGGAGTTCATGCTGCCGCGCTGGAGGTGCGTTCACAGCGCATGGGCGTGCTGGCGTCGAACATCGCCAATGCGTCGACGCCCAATTTCAAGGCGCGCGACATCGACTTCACCACCGCGCTCAACGCGGTCGAGAACCAGCCCGGCGGCGTGGACGCGGATCTGGGCGGTGCGCTGAAGTATCGCGTGCCCACCAACCCGTCGATGGACGGCAACACGGTGGAATTGTCCACCGAGCAGACCGCCTTTGCCGAGAACGCCGTGCAATATCAGAGCACGCTCGCGTTCCTCAATGGACGCATCGGGCAGATCACCCGCGCGCTGAAGGGAGAATAA
- a CDS encoding flagellar hook protein FlgE has product MSFFTSLSGLQAMQTDMSVISHNLANVSTNGFKKSRTAFADVISSNVSTDPRKMVGSGVSVKGTVQQFSDGSSNQTKSALDMQILGEGFFVVKSTGLSDQVNYTRTGAFTVDDSRNVIDAQGSYLMVYPVDNDGNVTATGDKSLTNLQIQPTSGSPSATKNVATKVQIPSTATVKDASLFKRTDTSTYNNSVATRVYDANGNPMTMTSYYVRTKEGEPNAATPNTGTWQVFTYVGDQMLTPKGAGTAGPVTQTYDTKGALVAPTTITFEDFIPASGAAAQGIKLDLTGSTQTAAAAAVSNRVQDGVAVGQLVGITVDDAGIIKASYSNSDIVPLGKVAIAKFSAPTGLRQAGSNYWQATGISGKATLGFAAAEGFGSLKSGQLEGSNVDITEELVNLIAAQRNFQANSKALDTATQVSQAILNIRG; this is encoded by the coding sequence ATGTCCTTCTTCACCTCGCTTTCGGGCCTCCAGGCCATGCAGACCGACATGTCGGTCATCAGCCACAACCTCGCCAACGTCTCGACCAACGGCTTCAAGAAGAGCCGTACCGCGTTCGCCGACGTCATTTCGTCGAACGTGTCGACCGACCCGCGCAAGATGGTCGGCTCGGGCGTGTCGGTGAAGGGCACCGTGCAGCAGTTCTCGGACGGTTCGTCGAACCAGACCAAGAGCGCGCTCGACATGCAGATCCTCGGCGAAGGCTTCTTCGTGGTGAAGTCGACGGGCCTGTCGGACCAGGTCAACTACACCCGCACCGGCGCGTTCACCGTCGACGACAGCCGCAACGTGATCGACGCGCAGGGCAGCTACCTGATGGTCTATCCGGTCGATAACGACGGCAACGTCACCGCGACCGGCGACAAGTCGCTGACCAACCTGCAAATTCAGCCGACCAGCGGCTCGCCGAGTGCGACCAAGAACGTTGCCACCAAGGTGCAGATCCCCTCGACCGCGACCGTGAAGGACGCATCGCTGTTCAAGCGCACCGATACCTCGACCTACAACAACTCGGTGGCAACGCGCGTCTACGACGCCAACGGCAACCCGATGACGATGACCAGCTATTACGTTCGGACCAAGGAAGGCGAGCCGAACGCGGCAACGCCGAACACGGGGACGTGGCAGGTTTTCACCTATGTCGGCGACCAGATGCTGACGCCGAAGGGGGCGGGGACGGCCGGTCCGGTCACCCAGACCTACGACACCAAGGGGGCGTTGGTCGCACCGACGACGATCACGTTCGAGGACTTCATTCCGGCCTCGGGCGCCGCGGCTCAGGGGATCAAGCTCGACCTGACCGGCTCGACGCAGACCGCCGCCGCTGCCGCGGTCAGCAACCGCGTGCAGGACGGCGTCGCGGTCGGCCAGCTGGTCGGCATCACCGTCGACGACGCCGGCATCATCAAGGCCAGCTATTCGAACTCGGACATCGTGCCGCTCGGCAAGGTCGCCATCGCCAAGTTCTCGGCGCCGACCGGTCTGCGTCAGGCAGGCAGCAACTATTGGCAGGCGACGGGTATCTCGGGGAAGGCAACGCTCGGCTTCGCCGCCGCCGAGGGATTCGGCAGCCTGAAGTCGGGCCAGCTCGAAGGCTCGAACGTCGACATCACCGAGGAGCTCGTCAACCTGATCGCCGCGCAGCGCAACTTCCAGGCGAACTCGAAGGCGCTCGATACCGCGACGCAGGTATCGCAGGCGATCCTCAACATCCGCGGCTGA
- the flhA gene encoding flagellar biosynthesis protein FlhA has product MKILAHARQGALPAAILLLVVLMVVPIPAFLLDVFFIMNITISLAVLMVALNAEKPLDFSSFPTVLLFATLFRLGLNVASTRIVLVHGHTGSAAAGHVIEAFGSFVIGGDYVVGLFVFAIIVIINLIVVTKGAGRVSEVSARFTLDALPGKQMAIDADLNAGLITPDEAKKRRVDVATEAEFYGSMDGSSKFVKGDAVAGLLILAANIVGGLILGPVSHSLTIAKAAQTYTMLAIGDALVAQVPALLLSIAAAAIVTRVKSEKDLAGQIGSQFGSARTWTPVAVILVLLGVLPGMPHFVILPLAGAAGFAAWKLHQIAKRPAIVETPPAVEAPDPSKIGWDEVSETMLVNLDIGYGLVPLVDERRGAPLMGRITGVRRQLSKELGFVVPQVRVRDDINLPPYTYRVMLGGVCVGEDQVSPDEMLALDTGQGFGELIGKKAKDPTFGLDATWIATGDADVATGQGYLVVDSGTVIATHLNHALGANAGDLLGADEVQSLLDELKERAPQLVAALAPLPLTSLATVLKGLLSEGIQLREFRRIAAAISLAAQRSADPVEIIELIRPELGSLIIAKLAGVREPLRVMTLEGGLEQLLGQAARQDPGRHVIEPELGRRIVDALQAAAQPLIAEAKPFALVVQPAIRVAIRKLVRTVLPDTPVMSFFEVPEDKAVEVVAIIGNQPQQQALAA; this is encoded by the coding sequence ATGAAGATCCTCGCCCACGCCCGCCAAGGCGCGCTGCCCGCCGCGATCCTGCTGCTCGTCGTGCTGATGGTCGTGCCGATCCCGGCCTTCCTGCTCGACGTGTTCTTCATCATGAACATCACGATCAGCCTCGCGGTGCTGATGGTCGCGCTGAATGCCGAGAAGCCGCTCGATTTCTCGTCCTTCCCGACCGTGCTGCTGTTCGCGACCCTGTTCCGGCTCGGCCTCAACGTCGCCTCGACGCGCATCGTGCTGGTCCACGGCCACACCGGCTCGGCGGCGGCGGGGCATGTCATCGAGGCGTTCGGATCGTTCGTGATCGGCGGCGACTATGTCGTCGGCCTGTTCGTGTTCGCGATCATCGTCATCATCAACCTGATCGTCGTCACCAAGGGCGCCGGCCGCGTCTCCGAAGTGTCGGCGCGCTTCACGCTCGACGCGCTGCCCGGCAAGCAGATGGCGATCGACGCCGATCTCAACGCCGGGCTCATCACCCCCGACGAAGCCAAGAAGCGCCGCGTCGATGTCGCCACCGAGGCCGAATTCTACGGCTCGATGGACGGTTCGTCGAAGTTCGTGAAGGGCGATGCGGTCGCCGGCCTGCTGATTCTCGCCGCGAACATCGTCGGTGGCCTGATCCTCGGCCCGGTCAGCCATTCGCTGACGATCGCCAAGGCCGCGCAGACCTATACGATGCTCGCGATCGGCGACGCGCTGGTCGCGCAGGTGCCGGCGCTGCTGCTCTCGATCGCCGCCGCCGCGATCGTCACCCGCGTGAAATCCGAGAAGGACCTCGCCGGCCAGATCGGCAGCCAGTTCGGCTCGGCGCGCACCTGGACGCCGGTGGCGGTGATCCTCGTGCTGCTTGGCGTGCTGCCGGGGATGCCGCACTTCGTCATCCTGCCGCTTGCCGGCGCCGCCGGGTTCGCCGCGTGGAAGCTGCACCAGATCGCCAAGCGCCCCGCGATCGTCGAGACGCCGCCCGCGGTCGAGGCACCCGATCCCTCCAAGATCGGCTGGGACGAAGTGTCGGAGACGATGCTCGTCAACCTCGACATCGGCTACGGGCTGGTCCCGCTGGTCGACGAGCGGCGCGGCGCGCCCTTGATGGGTCGGATCACCGGCGTGCGTCGCCAGCTGTCGAAGGAACTCGGCTTCGTGGTGCCGCAGGTGCGCGTCCGCGACGACATCAACCTGCCGCCCTACACGTACCGCGTGATGCTGGGCGGAGTGTGCGTCGGCGAGGATCAGGTTTCGCCCGACGAGATGCTGGCGCTCGACACCGGGCAGGGCTTCGGCGAGCTGATCGGCAAGAAGGCCAAGGACCCGACCTTCGGACTCGACGCGACGTGGATCGCGACCGGCGACGCCGATGTCGCGACCGGCCAGGGCTATCTGGTCGTCGATTCGGGCACCGTGATCGCGACGCACCTCAACCATGCGCTGGGCGCGAACGCCGGCGACCTGCTGGGCGCGGACGAGGTCCAGTCGCTGCTCGACGAGTTGAAGGAGCGTGCGCCGCAGCTGGTCGCCGCGCTGGCGCCGCTGCCGCTCACCTCGCTGGCGACCGTGCTCAAGGGGCTGCTGTCCGAAGGCATCCAACTGCGCGAGTTCCGCCGCATCGCCGCGGCGATCTCGCTCGCCGCACAGCGCAGCGCCGACCCGGTCGAGATCATCGAACTGATTCGCCCCGAGCTGGGCTCGCTGATCATCGCCAAGCTGGCCGGCGTGCGCGAGCCGCTGCGCGTGATGACGCTGGAGGGCGGGCTGGAGCAATTGCTCGGCCAGGCCGCGCGGCAGGATCCCGGCCGGCACGTCATCGAACCCGAACTCGGCCGTCGCATCGTCGACGCGCTGCAAGCCGCGGCCCAGCCGCTCATCGCGGAAGCGAAGCCGTTCGCGCTGGTCGTCCAGCCCGCGATCCGCGTCGCGATCCGCAAACTCGTCCGCACCGTTCTACCGGATACGCCCGTCATGAGCTTCTTCGAAGTCCCCGAGGACAAGGCCGTCGAGGTCGTCGCGATCATCGGCAACCAGCCGCAGCAGCAGGCGCTGGCGGCATGA
- the flgC gene encoding flagellar basal body rod protein FlgC, whose translation MSGNPMTVFQVAGRAMSAQLTRMNTTASNLANAGGVAGTEDAAYKTMKPVFRTSFDQASGLSTVDVQQIVTAGEKPTKRYDPNHPLADKDGNVFDAAVDESRELVDMMETARSYQNNVEVMQTAKTLILDTLKMGR comes from the coding sequence ATGTCGGGCAATCCGATGACGGTCTTCCAGGTCGCGGGCCGCGCGATGTCGGCGCAGCTGACGCGGATGAACACCACCGCGTCGAACCTCGCCAATGCCGGCGGCGTCGCCGGCACCGAAGACGCCGCCTACAAGACGATGAAGCCGGTGTTCCGCACCAGCTTCGATCAGGCGAGCGGGCTGTCGACGGTCGACGTGCAGCAGATCGTCACCGCGGGCGAGAAGCCTACCAAGCGCTACGACCCCAATCATCCGCTCGCCGACAAGGACGGCAACGTCTTCGACGCGGCGGTCGATGAATCGCGCGAGCTGGTCGACATGATGGAGACCGCACGCAGCTACCAGAACAACGTCGAGGTGATGCAGACCGCCAAGACGCTGATCCTCGACACTCTCAAGATGGGTCGCTGA
- a CDS encoding flagellar hook assembly protein FlgD produces the protein MTSITANTSGVDKAAQDAIFSSAGVARSNSVTGTSDAASTVGKSQLGQKDFVRLMTAQLQYQDPFNPQDNTQMVAQMATFSQVAGISEMSSTLASIANRLGTTSSGDAMSFVGRTVLTEGKTAYERTSGGIMGAVELPNSATDVDVTITDKNGLAVKNIQLGKQEAGAVDYSWDGKDDAGNKVENGPYTVTVEAANGSTIVAAKSLVWAPVETVSLSAGAEPVLNVTGLGKVDPAAVRKVA, from the coding sequence ATGACCAGCATTACCGCCAATACCAGCGGCGTCGACAAGGCCGCGCAGGACGCGATCTTCTCGTCGGCCGGCGTCGCGCGTTCCAATTCCGTCACTGGCACCAGCGACGCCGCGTCGACCGTCGGCAAGTCGCAGCTGGGTCAGAAGGACTTCGTGCGCCTGATGACCGCGCAGCTGCAATATCAGGATCCGTTCAACCCGCAGGACAATACGCAGATGGTCGCGCAGATGGCGACCTTCTCGCAGGTCGCGGGGATCAGCGAGATGAGCAGCACGCTTGCAAGCATCGCCAATCGGCTCGGCACCACGTCGTCGGGCGACGCGATGAGCTTCGTCGGGCGCACCGTACTGACCGAGGGCAAGACCGCCTACGAGCGTACCTCGGGCGGGATCATGGGCGCGGTCGAACTGCCCAACTCGGCCACCGACGTCGACGTCACGATCACCGACAAAAACGGCCTCGCGGTCAAGAACATCCAGCTCGGCAAGCAGGAGGCCGGCGCGGTCGACTACAGCTGGGACGGCAAGGACGACGCCGGCAACAAGGTCGAGAATGGCCCCTACACCGTCACCGTCGAGGCCGCGAACGGCAGCACGATCGTCGCCGCCAAGTCGCTGGTCTGGGCGCCCGTCGAAACCGTCAGCTTGAGCGCCGGCGCCGAGCCGGTCCTCAACGTCACCGGCCTTGGCAAGGTCGATCCCGCCGCGGTCCGCAAGGTCGCCTGA
- a CDS encoding FliA/WhiG family RNA polymerase sigma factor, with amino-acid sequence MSAEPMPQAFAAAQPVALPLDGAPLTYKPRPRARDENALVREHLPLVRRLAWHVHGSVSTAIEVEDLVQVGLVALVEAVATFEDRGQVTLRQYLVTRLRGAMIDELRRHAAMTRGAIRRKREYTRAVNQLSHEYGRAPTERELATRLEVTPEKLRTEYAAAEAVKYESIDEVYADDQPWFASNEPDAFEQLSETQTRERLITAISALPEREQLVIQLYHVEELNLEEIGQVLGIGAARVCQIKSAAHAKLKKAMTQR; translated from the coding sequence ATGAGCGCCGAACCGATGCCGCAGGCGTTCGCTGCCGCCCAGCCCGTCGCGCTGCCGCTGGACGGCGCGCCGCTCACCTATAAGCCGCGCCCCCGCGCGCGTGACGAGAATGCGCTGGTCCGCGAGCATCTGCCGCTGGTCCGCCGGCTGGCGTGGCACGTCCACGGCAGCGTCTCGACCGCGATCGAGGTCGAGGATCTGGTGCAGGTCGGGCTGGTCGCGCTGGTCGAGGCGGTCGCGACGTTCGAGGATCGCGGGCAGGTGACGCTCAGGCAATATCTGGTCACGCGGCTGCGCGGGGCGATGATCGACGAGCTGCGTCGCCACGCCGCGATGACGCGCGGCGCGATCCGGCGGAAGCGCGAATATACGCGCGCAGTCAATCAGCTGAGCCACGAATATGGTCGCGCGCCAACCGAGCGCGAGCTGGCGACGCGGCTGGAGGTGACGCCTGAGAAGCTGCGTACCGAATATGCCGCCGCCGAGGCGGTGAAGTATGAATCGATCGACGAGGTCTATGCCGACGACCAGCCGTGGTTCGCCAGCAACGAACCCGACGCGTTCGAGCAGCTCTCCGAAACGCAGACCCGCGAGCGGTTGATCACCGCGATCTCGGCGTTGCCCGAGCGCGAGCAGCTGGTGATCCAGCTCTATCACGTCGAGGAACTGAACCTCGAGGAGATCGGGCAGGTGCTTGGGATCGGTGCGGCGCGCGTCTGCCAGATCAAGAGCGCCGCGCACGCCAAGCTGAAGAAGGCGATGACGCAGCGCTGA
- the flgM gene encoding flagellar biosynthesis anti-sigma factor FlgM — translation MVESIGSATVRTGVSSVAAVQPAAKAAPVAKAAPVTKQAGSDATQAPGALASAMAGSPPVNADRVQEIKTALVNGTFPLSPSTIADQFIALRYDWMSRNEQA, via the coding sequence ATGGTGGAATCGATAGGATCAGCGACGGTCAGAACGGGGGTTTCCTCCGTTGCGGCCGTCCAGCCGGCCGCAAAGGCCGCACCGGTCGCCAAGGCGGCGCCGGTCACGAAGCAGGCGGGCAGCGACGCCACGCAGGCACCGGGTGCGCTCGCCAGCGCGATGGCGGGGTCGCCGCCGGTCAACGCCGACCGCGTGCAGGAGATCAAGACCGCGCTCGTCAACGGAACCTTCCCGTTGTCGCCGTCGACGATCGCCGACCAGTTCATCGCGCTGCGCTACGATTGGATGTCCCGCAATGAACAGGCGTGA